The genomic window TAGCCAGAAAACCGCACAAACGACTGCAACACCAACCGAATCAACTGTAAAAATTCTCCCGCGTGTGGGGGTAAACTTTACCAGCGGCCCAGGTGTTGGCTACTCTAGTTCGTTTACTAGCTTAGAAGGTTTTCTACCTCTATCTTCAGGTAAAACTAATAACCTGCCATTTCTAGAAGGACGAGTCCTATTATCAACAGAAAATGCTCTCATCAGCAGTAATTTGCTTTTAGGTTATCGCACTTACAATCCTAAAGATAACCGCGTCTATGGCGGTTATGTCGCCTACAACACCCGCGACACAGGAAATAGCCACTTCAACCAACTAGGTGTAGGAGTTGAAAGCTTAGGGGATTGGGATGTTCGCGCTAATGCTTATATACCAGTTGGCGATACCCGCCAAAAGACACAAGAAACCATTTCTAATAATAATTTGTCCTTATCAGAACCTGTATTTCAGGGGAATTTTTTAGCGCAGACTCGGACTCAGCAAGGACAAATTAACCGCCGCTTTGAAGCAGCGATGGCAGGATTTGATGTTGAGGCTGGTACAAAAATTGCTCAGATAGGTAAGACGGGCGATCTGCGGGGTTATGCTGGATTATATTATTATGATGCTCCCGGTAGTGCCGATATTTTGGGGTTTAGCACTCGTTTAGAAGCCCGTCCTACTGATAATTTGCGGCTAGGAGTTTCCCTTTCAAATGATGCTACTTTTGGGACTAATTTGGTGCTAAGCGTGGGGGCGAATTTCCCTGGTACTCGTCCGAGAAATATAGGTAAAGGAAATACGGTGTTGGTGCGTTTGGGAGAATCTGTCGCCCGAAATGTAAATATTGTAGTGGATGAGCAACAGGAAGTTGAATCATTTACACGACAAGAAACTGTTTTTGTTACTAACCCGAATACTGGTCAACCTTGGAGATTTCAACACGTTAATTTGGGGATAGGAACGGGTAACGGTACATTTGAAAGTCCGACTGGAGATGTTGCTTCAGCTTTGGCTGTGGCGCAGCCGGAGGATATTGTTTATGTGCAACCAGGGACAAATCCAAGTATTCCCGCCTTCCAAATTCCTGATAGGGTGCAGGTGCTTTCTACTGGCCCCGTGCAGCGGATAAATACGGTAGAGTTAGGTAATTTACAATTGCCGTCCTCTGGTGCTGGTGTGCGTCCACAGGTGACGGGAACGGTAACGATAGGTAATAGAACTACGCTTTCTGGATTTGAAATTGCTACTACTACTGGTGCTGGTATTGCGGGGACAAATATCAGCGATGTGACAATTCGAGAGAATGCGATCGCATCTTCTGTAAGCGAGGGTATTTTACTTCAGAATGTGGCTGGGCAGGTAGCGATCGCTAACAACACAATCAACAATTCTGGTTTGGAAGGCTTCTCTTTGCGTAATAATCAAGGACAAGTCACTCTGTCGCTT from Funiculus sociatus GB2-C1 includes these protein-coding regions:
- a CDS encoding right-handed parallel beta-helix repeat-containing protein, translated to MLPKKSTSYLCATLLVSGLVSGILATTATAQTIESLSEQSSSEILEVKADTITVENDLPATEASEEAEKLEVETNTTIFEIKNTSPAITNPKKIADVELPPRTLNEFGKISPEVNAEPAQNSPISSQKTAQTTATPTESTVKILPRVGVNFTSGPGVGYSSSFTSLEGFLPLSSGKTNNLPFLEGRVLLSTENALISSNLLLGYRTYNPKDNRVYGGYVAYNTRDTGNSHFNQLGVGVESLGDWDVRANAYIPVGDTRQKTQETISNNNLSLSEPVFQGNFLAQTRTQQGQINRRFEAAMAGFDVEAGTKIAQIGKTGDLRGYAGLYYYDAPGSADILGFSTRLEARPTDNLRLGVSLSNDATFGTNLVLSVGANFPGTRPRNIGKGNTVLVRLGESVARNVNIVVDEQQEVESFTRQETVFVTNPNTGQPWRFQHVNLGIGTGNGTFESPTGDVASALAVAQPEDIVYVQPGTNPSIPAFQIPDRVQVLSTGPVQRINTVELGNLQLPSSGAGVRPQVTGTVTIGNRTTLSGFEIATTTGAGIAGTNISDVTIRENAIASSVSEGILLQNVAGQVAIANNTINNSGLEGFSLRNNQGQVTLSLTENSIANNGAAADDGDGVNVELSNSATGTFNIEKNAIANNSSNNGIADGIEIRIIDNASGTFNVSDNQITTNQFKGINIQLDSTSSGTFNITNNSIQENLDDGITLQLNDQATGTFNISNNPEISQNGLFGIAILLSDSTSGTFNITSNTIQENQNNGVNIQLNDTAAATINVSNNQQIARNGLNGIFTTTSETSQLRLTIESNQISENSFTSLSINSFGSSNTFASVALNTLTGGPLGDLEVIASGVDDIVCLRSRQNTIGNLLLDDSLGGTIQAEDGISTNNIATSNVTNWSGTNVAARSCGFP